One stretch of Danio rerio strain Tuebingen ecotype United States chromosome 6, GRCz12tu, whole genome shotgun sequence DNA includes these proteins:
- the senp2 gene encoding sentrin-specific protease 2, giving the protein MYEWIADVLSSLFLPLSAEKSEDWPSERANGKARAAATDTQRQENSRPAKRNYQSVYSTDGVSEYPEVKRARHDVIVRVVKKTFAGIAGLFRSRVHRKAEHEKQNAFTQVGRVTFMGIDDIYSNSLSSWIESDGMDKQMEMGLKNKERTAANMQTNPQALRKPDGTMLYKTNQDRSREMRRSLKLVPSCTTNGLNSRQAEMELPSRTPKPCLTVEEALRESDREHYRKLVEMASEKYSKSKPLPFGRIKPSITAFPIDGHKVSGHTSICRTTDLNRPAPVRVIPNISMWRDPLSLTQIKDRTVDGHRSTTGSDVKEGALDNQTTRKTAVDVDLSAEVEARLNLKDKDSAVGLLIPSRSEVITDAVRRGEEEFPRLTKEMQQEVSAALAQSDPNLVLCSAFKLRITQRDLATLQEGSWLNDEVINFYMNLVMARSEQEVLGKKVYSFSTFLFPKLLSGGHAAVRRWTKAVDLFLFDVILVPLHLGVHWSLAVVDFKSKSVRSYDSMGQRHDDICDLILLYLKEEFKVKKGKDLDVSKWIVSSLRPSEIPQQKNGSDCGVFICKYADYISRGRNLTFRQNHMPYFRKAMIWEILNQKLLQ; this is encoded by the exons ATGTATGAATGGATAGCTGACGTATTATCGTCGCTGTTCCTGCCTCTTTCTGCTGAGAAATCCGAAGACTGGCCTAGTGAGCGCGCAAACGGTAAAGCGCGAGCCGCGGCCACAGACACTCAGCGGCAGGAGAACAGCAGGCCCGCCAAACGCAACTATCAGAG CGTCTACTCCACTGATGGGGTGTCAGAATACCCAGAAGTCAAAAGAGCAAGACAtg ATGTGATTGTCAGGGTGGTCAAGAAAACTTTTGCTGGAATTGCTGGCCTGTTCCGTTCGAGAGTCCATAGAAAAGCTGAACATGAAAAGCAGAATGCCTTCACGCAG GTTGGCAGGGTTACATTTATGGGTATTGATGACATATACAGCAACAGCCTGAGTTCATGGATTGAAAGTGACGGCATGG ATAAACAAATGGAAATGGgacttaaaaataaagaaagaacagCAGCCAATATGCAAACCAATCCACAGGCTTTACGCAAACCTGA TGGAACAATGCTGTACAAAACAAATCAGGACAGAAGCAGAGAGATGCGCAGATCCTTGAAGCTTGTGCCGTCATGCACCACCAATGGGCTAAATTCAAGACAGGCTGAGATGGAGCTCCCAAGCCGCACACCCAAACCTTGCCTGACCGTGGAGGAG GCATTGAGAGAGAGTGATCGAGAGCATTATAGGAAGCTAGTGGAGATGGCAtctgaaaaatattcaaagagcAAACCATTGCCGTTTGGACGGATAAAGCCTTCCAT CACCGCTTTCCCCATTGATGGACACAAGGTCAGTGGACACACCTCCATCTGTCGCACTACTGACTTGAACAGACCTGCGCCAGTAAGAG TCATCCCTAACATTTCTATGTGGCGGGATCCACTATCCCTGACGCAGATTAAAGACAG AACAGTGGATGGTCATCGAAGCACAACAGGAAGTGATGTCAAGGAAGGAGCCTTGGATAATCAAACTACACGAAAAACC GCTGTAGATGTTGATCTGTCAGCTGAGGTTGAAGCCAGGTTAAATCTGAAGGACAAGGATTCTGCTGTTGGACTTCTGATACCTTCCAGATCTGAAGTGATTACAGATGCAGTGAGGCGTGGTGAAGAGGAGTTTCCCAGACTGACCAAG GAGATGCAGCAGGAAGTGAGTGCTGCTCTTGCTCAGAGTGATCCAAACCTGGTTTTGTGCAGTGCTTTCAAACTGCGTATCACACAGAGAGATCTGGCAACACTACAAGAGGGCAGCTGGCTCAATGATGAG GTGATCAATTTCTACATGAATCTTGTGATGGCCCGCAGTGAGCAGGAAGTATTAGGCAAGAAGGTCTACTCTTTTAGTACCTTCCTCTTTCCCAAGTTGCTTAGCGGTGGACATGCTGCCGTACGGCGATGGACGAAGGCTGTAGACCTCTTTCTGTTTGACGTCATTCTGGTCCCTCTTCACCTGGGCGTTCACTGGTCTCTCGCT GTGGTTGACTTCAAATCAAAGTCTGTGCGATCATATGACTCCATGGGTCAACGGCATGATGACATCTGCGACTTAATTCT ACTTTATCTGAAAGAGGAGTTCAAGGTCAAGAAGGGAAAAGATTTGGATGTGTCCAAGTGGATTGTGAGCAGTCTCCGGCCTTCT GAGATTCCTCAGCAGAAGAACGGCAGTGATTGTGGCGTGTTTATATGCAAATATGCTGATTATATCTCAAGAGGACGCAACCTCACTTTCAGACAG AATCACATGCCATATTTCAGGAAAGCTATGATCTGGGAGATCCTCAATCAAAAGCTGCTGCAGTAG